A region from the Chitinophaga sp. Cy-1792 genome encodes:
- a CDS encoding DUF4270 family protein produces MKIKLRNLGYVAAIVSVLYASTGCNEATLLGKNLIPPGDLVNAQDTTITGIITRNVLKYDSSVINGYTNYDKILGSITADPVFGKTHAFVFMQVGLPTSNFAFSGDSQTLDSVVLCLSYLGYKGDSTTPQTFKVYRMMEENFKIDSNYAYNKPLAYSPVMLGSATVTPLSVRDSVDIYGNKQTAQIRIKLSNAFGNELLQQTKEGAFASDSAFRAYLKGFAIVPDTLQGNHKNMMFVDMSNSNTKLNVFYKSNKQDSLYATFAFNTSTCGHSNFFLRNYNGSEAANYINTTTAGGDSIMFLQTAPGLTTNLTIPGLENFPNVIINSAELVITQITVGESDQNNIYSAPSALTLLQYTNGDSTKLPIDAGGTAAYYGGTKQIVTNFGGVMIAQYKFTLNHYLQQLIKKNETNNGFKLKGASSLVMDVDRVKAGGGSHSQYSVKLRVIYTKP; encoded by the coding sequence GTGAAGATTAAACTCAGGAACCTAGGCTACGTAGCTGCCATTGTATCTGTATTGTATGCATCCACCGGTTGTAATGAAGCAACCCTTTTAGGTAAAAACCTCATTCCTCCCGGTGACCTGGTAAATGCCCAGGACACGACTATCACTGGTATAATTACCCGGAATGTCCTTAAATACGACTCTTCCGTGATAAATGGATATACCAACTATGATAAAATCCTCGGTTCGATAACGGCCGATCCTGTGTTTGGAAAGACCCATGCCTTTGTCTTTATGCAGGTAGGGTTGCCAACGAGCAATTTTGCTTTTTCAGGCGATTCCCAGACACTGGACTCTGTAGTTTTGTGCCTGAGTTATCTTGGTTATAAAGGAGATTCCACCACACCACAAACCTTTAAGGTTTACCGTATGATGGAAGAAAACTTTAAAATTGATTCTAACTATGCTTATAATAAGCCATTGGCTTATTCTCCGGTTATGCTGGGCTCTGCAACGGTAACGCCGTTGTCTGTACGTGATTCTGTAGACATCTACGGAAACAAGCAGACCGCCCAGATCAGGATCAAATTAAGCAACGCTTTTGGGAATGAGTTACTGCAACAGACGAAGGAAGGGGCATTTGCCAGCGATTCTGCATTCAGAGCATATCTGAAAGGCTTTGCCATCGTTCCGGATACCTTGCAGGGTAATCATAAAAACATGATGTTTGTGGATATGAGCAACAGCAATACCAAACTGAATGTGTTCTATAAAAGCAATAAGCAGGATTCACTCTATGCTACATTTGCCTTTAACACCAGTACCTGCGGCCATTCCAACTTCTTCCTGAGAAACTATAACGGCTCTGAAGCAGCGAACTATATTAATACTACCACCGCTGGCGGAGATAGCATTATGTTCCTGCAAACCGCGCCGGGACTGACTACCAACCTGACTATCCCAGGGCTGGAAAACTTCCCGAACGTGATTATCAATTCAGCAGAACTGGTTATTACACAAATAACTGTTGGAGAAAGTGATCAAAATAATATTTATTCTGCTCCATCTGCTTTAACTTTGTTGCAGTATACAAACGGAGATTCCACCAAACTCCCGATTGATGCGGGTGGTACAGCCGCATATTACGGCGGTACCAAACAAATAGTGACTAACTTTGGAGGTGTAATGATTGCACAGTACAAATTCACCCTTAATCACTATCTGCAACAGCTCATTAAAAAGAATGAAACTAACAACGGATTCAAACTGAAAGGTGCTTCCTCTCTGGTAATGGATGTAGACCGCGTGAAAGCTGGCGGCGGCAGTCATTCCCAGTACAGTGTGAAACTACGCGTTATTTATACTAAACCATAA
- a CDS encoding TolC family protein — translation MKKLLLLTLPLCFVLLSQAQQKDSLDLNTIQKNPGLEMKFRQVLIQLASKTPAQDLVDTKEKIGDYQVANARAQWLNHVAFFTNINENSFNRQTVYYNPNDPKANVNQNNYYPTYNVGLSFALGDFVTTPKMVKIARLQRKMLETERETDLRNSRAKVLTAYETFVANKKLFELELPLLEDALSTFQTLEKKFAAGETSLEDYNKAYKAYNAEQVQNVILTRSYNQSKIELESIINMPLEQAVQLVK, via the coding sequence ATGAAAAAACTGCTACTGTTAACGCTACCCCTCTGTTTTGTGCTGTTGTCACAGGCCCAGCAAAAAGATTCCCTGGACCTTAATACAATCCAGAAAAACCCCGGTCTTGAAATGAAATTCCGCCAGGTGCTGATCCAGCTGGCAAGCAAAACCCCTGCACAGGACCTCGTTGATACAAAAGAAAAAATCGGCGATTACCAGGTAGCAAATGCAAGGGCACAATGGCTCAATCACGTTGCTTTCTTTACCAATATCAACGAGAACAGCTTCAACAGACAAACGGTCTATTACAACCCCAACGACCCTAAGGCCAATGTCAATCAGAATAACTACTACCCTACCTATAACGTCGGTTTATCCTTTGCCCTGGGAGATTTCGTCACCACACCAAAGATGGTAAAGATCGCCAGGCTGCAGCGTAAAATGCTGGAAACAGAAAGAGAAACAGACCTCCGGAACTCCCGCGCCAAAGTGCTTACCGCCTACGAAACTTTTGTTGCCAACAAAAAATTATTCGAACTGGAATTGCCACTGCTGGAAGATGCACTCAGCACATTCCAGACCCTCGAAAAAAAGTTTGCTGCCGGTGAAACTTCCCTGGAAGACTATAACAAAGCCTATAAGGCCTACAACGCCGAACAGGTGCAGAATGTCATCCTTACCCGCAGCTATAACCAGTCTAAAATAGAGCTGGAATCCATTATCAATATGCCGCTGGAACAAGCAGTTCAACTGGTAAAATAA
- the ppk1 gene encoding polyphosphate kinase 1, with protein sequence MRLPFGENLETLTMPNQQILQKKPARKKAPEPKRKLIARDVSWLAFNARVLQEAADKTVPLYERIRFLGIFSNNLDEFFRVRVATLKRMLSFGKSAKMHLEENPGKIIDNIQSIVIEQQREFDRIWKDINQVMEEEQIFLRTEKQLNKEQQRFVLNYFNEQVRTNIIPLMIESIQQFPNLRDKSIYLGCVLAKHDNSIGQKFALIEIPTSVLPRFIILPSKQGEHNIILLEDVVRFCLPNIFSYFGFDKFSSHIIKVTRDAELDIDNDIADSIIHQIEKGLKDRRKGKPVRFVYDKDIDPLLLEYLIRRLGLSGKDNLIPGARIHNFKDFMDFPESIFPPHLHRKSFIHPLFLNASSVMHVVQRQDVMLHFPYHSFDTIIDLLREAAIDPNVSSIKITAYRLARNSKIINALVNAVRNGKQVTVVLELRARFDEAANLDWKSKLEEEGVKVLLGVPNMKVHAKLCVIKKRIGNKTIQCGFVSTGNLNEKTARIYGDHCLLTANRAIMADINRIFSYLENPKHDIKVLEGCKTLPVSPLNMRATFLRLIDREIKNARNKKKASIIIKMNSLSDEVLIGKLYDAAKAGVDVKMIIRGICCAYTENKKWKKDIHAVSIVDEYLEHARVFVFHHGGQEKVIIASCDWMIRNLDHRVEAAVYITDPSIQKELKDILQIQLSGNVKARILDNEQKNEYKRSGEKKVRSQVETLKYLLEKQYQ encoded by the coding sequence ATGCGTTTGCCGTTTGGTGAGAACCTGGAAACTTTAACAATGCCCAATCAACAAATACTACAGAAAAAACCCGCCCGCAAAAAGGCCCCGGAACCTAAACGGAAATTGATCGCCAGAGATGTCAGCTGGCTGGCATTCAATGCAAGAGTACTACAGGAGGCCGCTGATAAAACAGTTCCCCTGTACGAAAGAATCCGGTTCCTCGGCATATTTTCCAATAACCTCGATGAGTTCTTCCGTGTCCGCGTAGCCACCCTGAAAAGAATGCTCTCTTTCGGGAAGTCTGCAAAAATGCACCTCGAAGAAAACCCCGGTAAAATCATTGATAATATCCAATCCATCGTAATCGAGCAACAGCGCGAGTTTGACAGGATATGGAAAGATATCAACCAGGTGATGGAAGAAGAACAGATCTTCCTGCGCACAGAAAAACAACTCAATAAAGAACAGCAAAGATTCGTTCTCAACTACTTCAACGAGCAGGTACGTACCAATATCATCCCGCTGATGATTGAGAGCATCCAGCAGTTTCCGAACCTCCGCGATAAATCTATCTACCTCGGCTGCGTACTGGCCAAACACGACAACTCTATCGGCCAGAAATTTGCCCTGATAGAAATTCCGACATCTGTACTGCCAAGGTTTATCATTCTGCCTTCCAAACAAGGAGAGCATAATATTATTCTGCTGGAAGATGTAGTAAGATTCTGCCTGCCAAATATCTTCTCCTACTTCGGATTTGATAAATTCTCTTCCCATATTATTAAAGTGACGAGAGATGCTGAACTGGACATCGATAACGATATCGCCGACAGTATCATCCACCAGATAGAGAAAGGGCTGAAAGACAGAAGAAAAGGCAAACCGGTAAGGTTTGTATATGATAAAGATATCGATCCGCTGCTGCTGGAATACCTGATCCGCCGCCTTGGCCTCAGTGGCAAAGACAACCTGATCCCCGGTGCACGTATCCATAATTTCAAGGACTTTATGGATTTTCCGGAATCGATTTTCCCGCCACACCTGCACCGCAAATCGTTTATCCATCCGCTGTTCCTCAACGCCTCCAGCGTAATGCATGTGGTACAACGTCAGGATGTAATGCTGCATTTCCCGTACCATTCCTTTGATACCATCATCGACCTCCTGCGCGAAGCGGCCATCGATCCGAACGTTTCTTCCATTAAAATAACGGCTTACCGCCTGGCCAGAAACTCCAAGATCATCAACGCACTCGTCAATGCCGTACGTAACGGTAAACAGGTAACGGTGGTGCTGGAACTGCGCGCCCGCTTTGATGAAGCGGCTAACCTCGACTGGAAATCAAAACTGGAGGAAGAAGGCGTAAAAGTATTGCTGGGTGTACCGAATATGAAAGTTCACGCCAAACTCTGCGTGATCAAAAAACGTATCGGTAATAAAACCATTCAGTGTGGTTTTGTCAGCACCGGTAATCTCAACGAAAAAACGGCACGTATCTACGGTGACCACTGTCTGCTTACCGCTAACAGGGCTATCATGGCTGATATCAACCGTATTTTCAGCTACCTGGAAAATCCGAAACATGATATCAAAGTCCTTGAAGGATGTAAGACGCTGCCGGTTAGTCCGCTCAATATGCGCGCTACCTTCCTGCGCCTGATCGACAGGGAAATCAAGAACGCACGCAATAAGAAAAAAGCCAGCATCATCATTAAAATGAACTCCCTCTCCGATGAGGTGCTGATCGGTAAACTGTACGATGCAGCCAAAGCCGGTGTTGATGTGAAGATGATCATCAGAGGTATCTGTTGCGCCTATACGGAGAACAAGAAATGGAAGAAAGATATCCATGCCGTAAGTATCGTGGATGAATACCTGGAACATGCCAGGGTGTTCGTTTTCCATCACGGCGGACAGGAAAAGGTGATCATTGCCTCCTGCGACTGGATGATCCGGAACCTGGACCACCGCGTGGAAGCAGCCGTATATATCACCGACCCTTCCATTCAGAAGGAGCTGAAAGATATCCTGCAGATACAACTGAGTGGTAACGTGAAAGCCCGGATACTCGACAATGAACAGAAAAATGAATACAAACGTAGCGGAGAGAAAAAAGTCCGCTCACAGGTGGAAACGTTAAAATATTTACTCGAAAAACAATACCAGTAA
- the panB gene encoding 3-methyl-2-oxobutanoate hydroxymethyltransferase produces MSVNKEIKRVTTHVLQKMKVDGERISMLTCYDYSMARVLDDAGIDMLLVGDSASNVMAGHETTLPITLDQMIYHASSVVRAAKRCFVVVDLPFGSYQGNSKEALNSTIRIMKETGAHGIKIEGGEEIIESVKRIISAGVPVMGHLGLTPQSIYKFGTYAVRATEEAEAAKLISDAKLLQEAGCFAIVLEKIPALLAKRVAEELQIPIIGIGAGKYVDGQVLVMHDIFGINKDFKPRFLRRYLDLYSEIYNATQSYIKDVKGRDFPNDNEQY; encoded by the coding sequence ATGTCTGTGAATAAAGAAATCAAGCGTGTAACCACGCATGTATTGCAGAAGATGAAGGTAGATGGTGAACGTATTTCCATGCTCACCTGCTACGATTATTCGATGGCCCGCGTATTAGATGATGCAGGTATCGATATGCTCCTGGTAGGAGATTCCGCTTCCAACGTAATGGCTGGTCATGAAACCACTTTGCCTATTACACTGGACCAGATGATCTACCATGCCTCTTCTGTTGTCAGGGCAGCCAAACGCTGTTTTGTAGTGGTAGACCTTCCTTTTGGTTCCTATCAGGGTAACTCCAAGGAAGCGCTCAATTCTACCATCCGCATCATGAAAGAAACTGGTGCACACGGTATTAAAATAGAAGGCGGTGAGGAAATCATTGAATCGGTAAAACGCATTATCTCCGCAGGCGTACCAGTGATGGGGCACCTCGGACTCACACCTCAGTCTATCTACAAATTTGGTACATACGCGGTAAGAGCTACCGAAGAAGCCGAAGCGGCAAAGCTGATCAGTGATGCTAAATTACTGCAGGAAGCTGGCTGTTTCGCCATCGTGCTGGAAAAGATCCCTGCACTCCTCGCCAAGCGCGTAGCAGAAGAACTGCAGATTCCTATCATCGGTATCGGTGCCGGTAAATATGTAGATGGCCAGGTGCTGGTAATGCATGATATCTTTGGTATCAACAAAGATTTCAAACCCCGCTTCCTCCGTCGTTACCTCGACCTGTACAGCGAAATCTACAATGCTACCCAATCTTACATTAAAGATGTGAAAGGCAGGGATTTCCCTAACGATAACGAACAATACTAA
- the panD gene encoding aspartate 1-decarboxylase, translating to MQIEILKCKIHRAVVTEANLQYVGSITIDEDLMDAAGLIEYEKVQVLNVNNGERLETYVIKGKRGSGVICMNGPAARLVAPGDIVIIISYATMDFEEAKKYTPIAIFPKEGNKL from the coding sequence ATGCAAATCGAAATATTAAAGTGTAAGATCCACCGCGCAGTGGTTACAGAAGCTAACCTGCAATATGTTGGTAGCATCACCATCGATGAAGATCTGATGGACGCAGCGGGACTCATCGAATACGAAAAGGTACAGGTGCTCAACGTTAACAACGGTGAAAGACTCGAAACCTACGTCATTAAAGGTAAACGCGGTTCCGGCGTCATATGCATGAACGGCCCCGCTGCCCGTCTCGTAGCCCCTGGTGATATCGTGATCATTATATCATACGCCACCATGGACTTCGAAGAAGCTAAAAAATATACGCCGATCGCCATCTTCCCTAAGGAAGGAAATAAATTATAA
- the metK gene encoding methionine adenosyltransferase, which yields MPYLFTSESVSEGHPDKVADQISDALIDNFLAYDAKSKVACETLVTTGQVVLAGEVKSEAYLDVQDIAREVIRKIGYTKSEYMFEANSCGILSAIHEQSPDINQGVDRKSPEEQGAGDQGMMFGYATRETDNYMPLALDLAHKLLLELAVLRRENKDITYLRPDAKSQVTIEYSDDNKPQRIDTIVISTQHDDFAADEEMLAKIKADMINILIPRVKAQLKPELQGLFDGFDIQHHINPTGKFVIGGPHGDTGLTGRKIIVDTYGGKGAHGGGAFSGKDPSKVDRSAAYATRHIAKNLVAAGVCDEVLVQVSYAIGVAKPCGLYVNTYGTAKVNLTDGEIAKKVEEIFDLRPYAIEQRLKLRNPIYSETAAYGHMGRAPQVVTKVFNKGKKNEKSVEVELFTWEKLDYVEKVKAAFNL from the coding sequence ATGCCTTATTTATTTACATCTGAATCTGTTTCAGAAGGCCACCCTGATAAAGTTGCGGACCAGATTTCTGACGCATTAATTGACAATTTTTTAGCTTACGATGCCAAATCTAAGGTCGCTTGTGAAACCCTCGTGACAACTGGACAGGTAGTATTGGCAGGTGAGGTGAAATCTGAAGCTTATCTGGATGTACAGGACATCGCCCGTGAAGTGATTCGCAAAATTGGTTACACCAAAAGCGAATACATGTTTGAAGCTAATTCTTGTGGTATCCTCTCAGCTATCCATGAGCAGTCTCCGGACATCAACCAGGGTGTAGACCGTAAGTCTCCCGAAGAACAAGGTGCCGGCGACCAGGGTATGATGTTTGGTTATGCTACCCGTGAAACTGACAACTACATGCCACTGGCACTCGACCTCGCACACAAACTCCTCCTGGAACTGGCGGTGCTGCGTCGTGAAAATAAAGATATTACCTACCTGCGCCCGGATGCTAAATCCCAGGTAACGATCGAATACTCTGACGATAACAAACCTCAGCGTATAGACACCATCGTTATTTCTACCCAGCACGATGATTTCGCTGCTGACGAAGAAATGCTGGCGAAGATCAAAGCTGACATGATCAATATCCTGATCCCTCGCGTTAAAGCGCAGCTGAAACCTGAACTGCAAGGTCTGTTCGATGGCTTCGATATCCAACACCATATCAACCCAACCGGTAAATTCGTAATCGGTGGTCCTCACGGTGATACCGGTCTGACAGGCCGTAAAATCATCGTAGATACCTATGGTGGTAAAGGTGCCCACGGTGGTGGTGCATTCTCTGGTAAAGATCCTTCCAAAGTAGACCGCTCTGCAGCTTATGCTACCCGTCACATCGCTAAAAACCTGGTTGCTGCCGGTGTTTGTGATGAAGTACTGGTACAGGTATCTTACGCTATCGGTGTGGCTAAACCTTGTGGTCTTTACGTAAATACTTACGGTACTGCAAAAGTTAACCTGACAGATGGTGAAATCGCTAAGAAAGTAGAAGAAATCTTCGACCTGCGTCCTTATGCAATCGAACAACGTCTGAAACTGCGTAACCCTATCTACAGCGAAACTGCTGCTTATGGTCACATGGGCCGCGCGCCACAGGTAGTTACCAAAGTATTCAACAAAGGTAAAAAGAACGAAAAATCAGTTGAAGTGGAACTCTTTACATGGGAGAAACTCGACTACGTTGAAAAAGTGAAAGCTGCTTTCAACTTATAA
- the panC gene encoding pantoate--beta-alanine ligase, which yields MYQFKRSIDLKKHLDLVRKSGKTIGFVPTMGALHNGHLSLIQAAKQNTDVVVCSIFVNPTQFNDPKDYEKYPITIEADIKKLNDVSMDIVFLPAVDEMYPEGLAGDIHYDFGDLETILEGKFRPGHFQGVGRIVHKLLDIVQPSKLFMGQKDLQQCLIVRKLLKIIQSTTELIVCPTEREPDGLAMSSRNVRLSHAARKKATTIFQELSAIKNSFGKGLLFMESAHEATDHLKAEGFDPEYVDILALRDDMLVPLDQPATDDMVVVAAIAAWLDGVRLIDNIVIQGKL from the coding sequence ATGTATCAATTTAAGCGCAGTATTGACCTGAAGAAGCACCTGGACCTCGTTAGAAAAAGTGGCAAAACAATTGGTTTTGTGCCTACTATGGGCGCACTCCACAACGGACACCTGTCACTTATTCAGGCCGCTAAGCAAAACACGGATGTGGTCGTTTGCTCCATCTTTGTCAATCCAACCCAGTTCAACGATCCTAAAGACTACGAAAAATATCCCATAACTATTGAAGCTGATATTAAAAAATTAAATGATGTTTCAATGGATATTGTCTTTCTCCCTGCCGTAGACGAAATGTATCCCGAAGGACTCGCCGGCGATATTCACTACGATTTCGGTGATCTGGAAACCATTCTCGAAGGTAAATTCAGACCCGGACACTTCCAGGGCGTTGGCCGCATCGTTCATAAACTACTCGATATTGTTCAGCCCTCCAAACTCTTCATGGGCCAGAAAGACCTGCAACAATGTCTCATAGTTCGTAAGTTACTCAAAATCATCCAGTCCACCACAGAATTAATTGTATGCCCAACGGAAAGAGAACCGGACGGACTTGCCATGAGCAGCAGGAACGTACGCCTCTCCCACGCCGCACGCAAAAAAGCTACTACCATCTTCCAGGAACTCTCCGCCATCAAAAACAGCTTCGGCAAAGGTCTTCTCTTCATGGAAAGCGCCCATGAAGCCACAGATCACCTCAAAGCGGAAGGATTCGACCCGGAATACGTGGATATACTGGCCCTCAGAGATGATATGCTCGTTCCACTCGATCAGCCCGCCACCGACGACATGGTGGTTGTAGCCGCCATCGCCGCCTGGCTCGATGGGGTCAGATTAATCGATAATATCGTCATCCAGGGAAAACTTTAA
- a CDS encoding glycogen/starch synthase, producing MSTKKRILFIAQEMSPYLELSEYAAMVNKMAIKSNEAGLEVRVIMPRFGSINERRHRLHEVVRLSGINIVIDGDDYPLIIKVASLPNARLQVYFLDNEDYFKRKTVFEDENDQFFDDNAARAVFFCKGALETVKKFGWPPDIIHCSGWMTSLIPMYLKTAYKKEPVFANSKIVYSMLPNTFKEKLGTTFVKKATISNQIKEKDMELYKEGTNTALNRGAAKYADAVVLAADKLEKKVVDEVKAEKGKIILPFKKDNEDLSDYLGLYNQLLGK from the coding sequence ATGTCCACAAAGAAAAGAATTCTTTTTATTGCCCAAGAGATGTCGCCCTACCTGGAATTGAGTGAATATGCGGCGATGGTCAATAAAATGGCAATTAAGTCCAATGAGGCCGGACTGGAAGTGAGAGTGATCATGCCGAGATTTGGGAGTATTAATGAGAGGAGACATCGCTTACACGAAGTGGTAAGGTTGTCTGGTATCAACATTGTGATTGATGGGGATGATTACCCGTTGATTATCAAGGTTGCATCATTACCGAATGCCAGATTGCAGGTCTACTTCCTGGATAACGAGGACTATTTCAAGCGTAAAACAGTATTTGAAGATGAGAACGATCAGTTCTTTGATGACAATGCTGCACGTGCTGTATTCTTCTGTAAGGGAGCACTGGAAACGGTGAAGAAATTCGGATGGCCTCCGGACATCATTCATTGTAGTGGTTGGATGACCTCCCTGATTCCTATGTATCTGAAAACTGCATATAAGAAGGAACCGGTTTTTGCGAACAGCAAGATCGTTTATTCCATGCTTCCTAATACCTTCAAGGAAAAGCTGGGCACAACCTTTGTAAAGAAGGCGACTATCAGCAACCAGATCAAGGAGAAGGATATGGAATTGTATAAAGAAGGGACGAACACTGCCCTTAACAGGGGTGCTGCTAAATATGCAGACGCTGTTGTGCTGGCGGCCGACAAACTGGAAAAGAAAGTAGTTGATGAAGTGAAAGCGGAGAAAGGTAAGATCATTTTGCCTTTCAAGAAAGATAATGAAGATCTGAGTGATTACCTGGGACTGTACAACCAGTTGCTTGGTAAATAG
- a CDS encoding exopolyphosphatase, giving the protein MKLAAIDIGSNAARLLISEASPNNTGKMDFTKVNLVRVPLRLGFDVFATQMISEKRATCLIDTIRAYKLLLDVYEVKYLKACATSAMRDAQNGMAILTAVREQTGIDIKIISGQEEASYIYENHVAENLDSSKSYLYIDVGGGSTELTFFSKKQLIFKESFNIGTIRLLHNQVPDSSWQQMKDFLKNNLRGAGPVVAIGSGGNINKVFSLSKRKEGKPLSLETLKEYHKEFSSFSVEERIHIYNLREDRADVIVPALQIYVNVMRWADTPEIFVPKIGLADGLIHALHAEIAAATVQL; this is encoded by the coding sequence ATGAAGTTAGCTGCGATAGACATCGGTTCAAATGCTGCCAGACTGCTTATTTCGGAAGCATCTCCCAACAACACCGGGAAGATGGACTTTACCAAAGTCAATTTGGTGCGGGTACCGCTGCGCCTTGGCTTTGATGTGTTTGCCACACAGATGATCTCTGAAAAAAGAGCCACCTGCCTGATAGATACTATCCGCGCCTACAAACTCCTGCTCGATGTCTACGAAGTAAAATACCTCAAAGCCTGTGCTACCTCTGCCATGCGTGACGCACAGAACGGCATGGCCATTCTGACCGCAGTAAGAGAACAGACCGGTATTGACATCAAGATCATCAGCGGACAGGAAGAAGCATCCTACATCTACGAAAACCATGTTGCCGAAAACCTGGACAGCTCCAAATCCTACCTCTACATCGATGTAGGTGGCGGTAGTACAGAGCTGACCTTCTTCAGCAAAAAACAGCTGATATTTAAGGAATCCTTTAACATAGGGACAATCCGCCTGCTGCATAACCAGGTGCCCGACAGTTCCTGGCAGCAGATGAAGGACTTCCTGAAGAACAATCTCCGTGGCGCCGGTCCTGTAGTAGCCATCGGCTCCGGCGGAAACATCAACAAGGTTTTTTCGCTCTCCAAACGCAAGGAAGGCAAACCGCTTTCACTGGAAACCCTCAAGGAATACCACAAGGAATTCAGCAGCTTTTCTGTTGAAGAAAGGATACATATCTACAATCTCAGAGAAGACCGTGCAGACGTTATCGTACCCGCATTACAGATATATGTCAATGTGATGCGATGGGCGGATACACCGGAGATTTTCGTACCTAAAATCGGGTTGGCCGATGGATTGATCCACGCACTCCATGCTGAAATAGCCGCAGCAACTGTCCAGCTATAA
- a CDS encoding lysylphosphatidylglycerol synthase transmembrane domain-containing protein, whose translation MPKSLKNLIKFICFFGIGVLLIWLFTRNFTPEQWTQMKTALKKANYWLAIPAVIIGIASHWFRATRWKLLMKPLGHTPTTLNTFFAVMTGYLVNLALPRVGEVTRCGILTQYEKIPADKLVGTMIAERAVDLLCLILLTVITVFTQFDILGAYFQKFIVVKFQEKIAGANMVQIGIGLAILIAVILLAIWQVRRFSRTKAFITIKAFAKGMLEGILSVGKMENKWSFIIQSILIWACYGSQVYIAFYCMSETAGLGISAALAVLVIGSVGMIVMPGGIGIYYGLVGSILELYKIPYEIGFAFGTLIWVVQTILVIVLGFFSLVALPVYNRNRALKNSPAASGDK comes from the coding sequence ATGCCAAAATCGCTCAAAAACCTTATTAAGTTTATCTGCTTTTTCGGTATAGGGGTGCTACTCATATGGCTGTTTACACGCAATTTTACGCCCGAACAATGGACGCAGATGAAAACTGCGCTCAAAAAAGCAAACTACTGGCTGGCTATACCCGCTGTCATCATCGGTATTGCCAGCCACTGGTTCAGGGCCACCCGATGGAAATTACTCATGAAACCATTGGGCCACACCCCCACCACACTCAATACCTTCTTCGCCGTGATGACCGGATACCTCGTCAACCTCGCACTCCCACGTGTAGGTGAAGTCACCCGTTGCGGCATCCTCACACAATACGAAAAAATACCTGCCGATAAACTGGTGGGTACCATGATCGCAGAAAGAGCGGTAGACCTCCTCTGCCTCATTCTCCTCACCGTTATCACCGTATTCACACAGTTCGATATCCTCGGTGCCTACTTCCAGAAATTTATTGTTGTCAAATTCCAGGAGAAAATCGCCGGCGCCAATATGGTGCAGATAGGTATCGGACTCGCCATCCTCATCGCTGTCATCCTGCTCGCCATCTGGCAGGTACGCCGCTTCTCCCGTACCAAAGCATTTATCACCATCAAAGCCTTCGCCAAAGGCATGCTCGAAGGCATCCTCTCTGTAGGTAAAATGGAAAATAAATGGTCTTTCATTATCCAATCCATCCTCATCTGGGCTTGCTACGGCTCCCAGGTGTATATCGCCTTCTATTGTATGAGCGAAACAGCCGGACTCGGTATCAGCGCGGCACTCGCCGTTCTCGTTATCGGTAGTGTAGGCATGATCGTTATGCCTGGCGGTATCGGTATCTATTACGGCCTCGTAGGCTCCATCCTTGAGCTGTATAAAATACCTTACGAAATCGGCTTCGCCTTCGGTACACTGATCTGGGTAGTACAAACCATCCTCGTGATCGTACTCGGATTCTTCAGCCTGGTAGCCCTTCCTGTATACAACAGAAACCGCGCACTGAAAAATTCTCCGGCAGCTTCCGGCGATAAATAA